A region from the Cystobacter ferrugineus genome encodes:
- a CDS encoding GAF domain-containing sensor histidine kinase, whose translation MRRLPWETVGRMMFLGLLVLGVLTLVHSVTSPRPSGGWNFPSVVVLMALTLGVGILLGSRQREASAPEMERLEWEGRFLSEVGTRLASTLDHEQTLTNIATLAVGALADCGLLALEADEWRPRRLKVIHRDADKAPLVEALERTALERRGPSLLSSLLETRRPWVLSDVSTGSLASLARSEEHLRLLLELSPRSLMGLPLLVHGSFMGTLVLVSSAPHPAYGEMDLRLAEELARRAALALQSARLYRAAREATQARDDVLAVVAHDLRNPLNAISISAQTLLRQQTIASDGRLQASLRIIRGSVERMNRLIEDLLDVSRIEAGRLAVETGPEPAGSLLQEALDEVRPLASRLQLSIDIAEALPWVRVDRERILQVFSNLLGNALKFTPPGGRVTLGARTEGAVVRFWVSDTGPGIPPEAREHLFDRFWQMRHGDRRGAGLGLSIAKGLVEAHGGRIWVESEPGRGSTFSFVVPVAHEVPMLTHSGP comes from the coding sequence ATGCGCCGGCTCCCCTGGGAGACCGTGGGAAGGATGATGTTCTTGGGGCTCCTCGTTCTGGGAGTCCTCACGCTGGTGCATTCCGTGACGTCTCCAAGGCCGTCGGGGGGCTGGAACTTCCCATCGGTGGTGGTGTTGATGGCGCTGACACTGGGCGTGGGGATCCTGCTCGGCTCGCGGCAGCGGGAGGCATCGGCCCCCGAGATGGAGAGGCTCGAGTGGGAGGGCCGCTTCTTGAGCGAGGTGGGCACCCGCCTCGCATCGACGCTGGACCATGAGCAGACGCTCACGAACATCGCCACGCTGGCGGTGGGCGCCCTGGCGGACTGCGGCTTGCTCGCCCTGGAGGCCGACGAGTGGCGGCCCCGGCGGCTGAAGGTCATACACCGTGACGCGGACAAGGCGCCACTCGTCGAGGCCCTGGAGCGCACGGCGCTGGAGCGGCGCGGCCCGTCCTTGCTCTCGTCCCTGCTGGAGACGCGACGACCCTGGGTGCTGTCGGACGTGTCCACCGGCAGCCTCGCGTCCCTCGCTCGAAGCGAGGAGCACCTCCGGCTCCTGCTCGAGCTGAGCCCGCGCTCACTCATGGGCCTGCCACTCCTGGTCCACGGAAGCTTCATGGGCACGCTCGTCCTCGTCTCCAGTGCTCCCCACCCTGCCTATGGAGAGATGGACCTGCGGCTGGCGGAGGAACTGGCACGCCGGGCCGCGCTCGCGCTCCAGAGTGCCCGGCTCTACCGAGCCGCCCGGGAGGCCACCCAGGCACGTGACGACGTCCTGGCCGTGGTGGCACATGACCTGCGCAATCCGCTCAATGCCATCTCCATCAGCGCCCAGACCTTGTTGAGGCAGCAGACCATCGCCAGCGACGGACGGCTCCAGGCTTCCTTGCGCATCATCCGCGGCTCCGTGGAGCGCATGAACCGGTTGATCGAGGATCTGCTGGACGTGAGCCGTATCGAGGCTGGCCGGCTGGCCGTGGAGACCGGTCCGGAACCCGCGGGGTCACTCCTCCAGGAGGCGCTCGACGAGGTGCGGCCGCTGGCCTCGCGGCTCCAACTGAGCATCGATATCGCCGAGGCATTGCCCTGGGTTCGCGTGGACCGGGAGCGGATCCTCCAGGTCTTCTCCAACCTGCTCGGCAACGCCCTGAAGTTCACCCCGCCCGGGGGCCGGGTGACGCTCGGCGCCCGGACGGAGGGAGCGGTGGTGCGCTTCTGGGTGAGTGATACCGGCCCGGGAATTCCCCCCGAGGCCCGCGAGCACCTCTTCGATCGCTTCTGGCAGATGCGGCACGGAGATCGCCGGGGAGCCGGGCTCGGGCTGTCCATCGCCAAGGGGCTCGTCGAGGCGCACGGAGGGCGCATCTGGGTGGAGAGCGAGCCCGGCCGCGGAAGTACCTTCTCCTTCGTCGTGCCCGTGGCGCACGAAGTCCCCATGCTCACTCACTCGGGGCCATGA
- a CDS encoding aspartate kinase, which produces MKPTVISPLPSGGGALQNRRRPLLVKKFGGTSVANIERIRNIARIALASQREGNDVVVVVSAMAGETDRLLKLAHQMHPLPDSREMDVLASTGEQVSVALTALAIQAEGGRAFSLLGHQLPVITDSAFTRARIQRVEQGRLRRALAQGHIVVVAGFQGVDPENNITTLGRGGSDTTAVAVAAALKADVCEIYTDVDGVYTADPRVCPSGRKLSTIPYEEMLELASLGAKVLQVRSVEIAMKYEVPVHVRSTFSEEEGTRIVAREQVLEARKLTGLACERGQARVELLGVECSPEQVAEVTDLLAELNVSVDMFCHARCIQELTRTDISFTLPEGELLRARPHLEQLSKKLDVRVLRVSSDLAKVSLVGIGLRSDPGIAARLCRGLNQQGIPVSGLVVNELRVSCLVESRHADHAIRLLHDTFELVGESSVGELVASAPA; this is translated from the coding sequence ATGAAACCCACGGTCATCAGCCCCCTTCCTTCGGGAGGAGGGGCGCTCCAGAACCGCCGGCGACCCCTCCTCGTGAAGAAGTTCGGGGGGACGTCCGTGGCGAATATCGAGCGCATCCGCAACATCGCCCGCATCGCGCTGGCCAGCCAGCGGGAGGGCAACGACGTGGTGGTGGTGGTCAGCGCCATGGCCGGCGAAACGGATCGGCTGTTGAAGCTGGCCCACCAGATGCACCCCCTGCCGGACTCGCGGGAGATGGATGTGCTCGCGTCGACGGGAGAGCAGGTGTCGGTGGCGCTGACGGCGCTGGCCATCCAGGCGGAGGGCGGACGGGCCTTCTCCCTGTTGGGACACCAGTTGCCGGTAATCACGGACAGCGCCTTCACCCGGGCCCGCATCCAGCGGGTGGAGCAGGGCCGCCTCCGCCGTGCCCTCGCCCAGGGGCACATCGTCGTGGTCGCGGGTTTCCAGGGGGTGGATCCCGAGAACAACATCACCACCCTGGGGCGCGGCGGCTCGGACACCACGGCGGTGGCGGTGGCGGCCGCGCTGAAGGCGGATGTCTGTGAAATCTACACCGATGTGGATGGTGTCTACACGGCCGACCCCCGTGTCTGCCCTTCCGGGCGGAAGCTGAGCACCATTCCGTATGAAGAGATGCTCGAGTTGGCGTCCCTGGGGGCCAAGGTGCTCCAGGTGCGCAGCGTGGAGATCGCCATGAAATACGAGGTACCCGTGCACGTACGCAGTACGTTCTCCGAGGAGGAAGGCACCCGGATCGTCGCCCGGGAGCAGGTGCTCGAGGCCCGGAAGTTGACGGGGCTGGCGTGCGAGCGCGGGCAGGCCCGGGTGGAGCTGCTCGGGGTGGAGTGCAGCCCGGAGCAGGTGGCGGAAGTGACGGATCTGCTGGCCGAGCTGAACGTGAGCGTGGACATGTTCTGCCATGCCCGCTGCATCCAGGAGCTGACCCGGACGGACATCTCCTTCACCCTGCCGGAGGGGGAATTGCTCCGCGCGCGGCCCCACCTGGAGCAGCTCTCCAAGAAGCTGGATGTCCGTGTGCTGCGGGTATCGTCGGACCTGGCCAAGGTGTCGCTGGTGGGCATCGGCCTGCGCTCGGATCCGGGAATCGCCGCCCGCCTGTGCCGCGGCCTGAACCAGCAGGGCATCCCCGTGTCGGGCCTGGTGGTGAACGAGCTGAGGGTGAGCTGCCTGGTGGAGTCGCGTCACGCGGACCACGCCATCCGCCTGCTGCATGACACCTTCGAGCTCGTCGGCGAGAGCTCCGTCGGGGAGCTCGTCGCCAGCGCTCCGGCCTGA
- a CDS encoding class I fructose-bisphosphate aldolase, producing the protein MNGTAKRIRWSHFVDRRSGRGIIVPMDHGLTIGPVEGLASMEQLSRWLGHPGITGIIAHKGMVERLGSHGLLKGIGVMIHLNGMMSLASTPDRKERLTSVEAALRLGADAVSLQLNFDGKNDAHNLAQLGSVVDEAQQYGLPVLTMLYDKVSCDAQEQRVNRLKHLMRACVELGTDALKLAAPDDLALMPTLLEGIREHTAVFFAGGAMRSEAEILMMAEEVVRCGATGLCVGRNIFQRESARATLSRLQEVVLGNHAVVPESTVTWALPDHAPQVRWSPVVEEVVK; encoded by the coding sequence ATGAATGGAACCGCCAAACGCATTCGCTGGTCGCATTTCGTGGACCGGCGGAGCGGACGGGGAATCATCGTCCCCATGGATCATGGGCTGACGATTGGACCGGTGGAGGGCCTGGCCAGCATGGAGCAGTTGTCCCGCTGGCTCGGTCATCCGGGCATCACGGGGATCATCGCCCACAAGGGCATGGTGGAGCGGCTCGGGAGCCACGGTCTGTTGAAGGGCATCGGCGTCATGATCCACCTCAATGGCATGATGTCGCTGGCCTCGACACCGGACCGCAAGGAGCGGCTGACCTCGGTGGAGGCGGCGCTGCGGCTCGGGGCGGACGCGGTCTCCCTGCAGCTCAACTTCGATGGGAAGAACGACGCCCACAACCTGGCCCAGCTCGGCTCGGTGGTGGACGAGGCCCAGCAGTACGGCCTGCCCGTGCTCACCATGCTCTACGACAAGGTCTCCTGCGACGCGCAGGAGCAGCGCGTGAACAGGCTCAAGCACCTGATGCGCGCGTGCGTGGAGTTGGGCACGGACGCGCTCAAGCTGGCCGCGCCGGATGATCTCGCGCTGATGCCCACGCTGCTCGAGGGCATCCGGGAGCACACCGCCGTGTTCTTCGCGGGGGGAGCGATGCGCTCCGAGGCGGAGATCCTCATGATGGCCGAGGAGGTGGTGCGCTGCGGCGCCACCGGGCTGTGCGTGGGACGCAACATCTTCCAGCGGGAGTCCGCCCGCGCCACGCTCAGCCGGCTGCAGGAGGTGGTCCTGGGGAACCATGCCGTGGTGCCGGAGTCCACCGTCACCTGGGCCCTGCCCGACCACGCTCCCCAGGTGCGCTGGTCCCCCGTGGTGGAAGAGGTCGTGAAATGA
- a CDS encoding phenylacetate--CoA ligase family protein, translating to MATSERMDSINQVLRHARGAPFYRERLPGTPLRSWEEFQRLPFTTKEDLRRQSPHGLICVPPEKLLQYHESSATTGTPVSAWFSGEDLAEIHSHFSEWGVGFKPGDRVLIRFPYALSTIGHFVHGAAQHKGACVIPADSRSSITPLPRVVELMRKLQVTVLATISLSAVMIAEAAEMAGLELRRDFPHLRALCCAGEPLTQARRKLLEELWGVPVYDNYGMTETGPQAMDCREQRLHPWQEHFLMEVLDERLEKEVAPGETGYSVITSLTPRASPMIRYFTGDRVQRVEQPCGCGQRSTLIVRGRVEDLLWSQGRPIDLWELEEIVSQLPSRRFWRASSAPDGHLLFTVEKEREGDALRPALLSRLEEHHGLRLKVDLVPKGTLYDRQEPISFGMAGKPIYVSTPEHRP from the coding sequence ATGGCCACATCAGAACGCATGGACAGCATCAATCAGGTGCTGCGGCACGCACGAGGCGCCCCCTTCTACCGGGAGCGCCTGCCGGGCACGCCCCTTCGCTCCTGGGAGGAGTTCCAGCGCCTCCCCTTCACCACCAAGGAAGACCTGCGCCGGCAGTCGCCGCACGGCCTCATCTGTGTCCCGCCCGAGAAGCTGCTGCAATACCACGAGTCCTCCGCGACGACGGGCACGCCCGTGTCCGCCTGGTTCAGCGGGGAGGATCTGGCGGAGATCCATTCGCACTTCTCCGAGTGGGGCGTCGGGTTCAAGCCCGGGGATCGGGTGCTCATCCGCTTTCCCTATGCCCTCTCCACCATCGGGCACTTCGTCCATGGGGCCGCCCAGCACAAGGGCGCCTGCGTGATCCCCGCTGACAGCCGGAGCTCCATCACCCCGCTGCCCCGCGTGGTCGAGCTGATGAGGAAGCTGCAAGTCACCGTGCTCGCCACCATCTCCCTGTCGGCGGTGATGATCGCCGAGGCAGCGGAGATGGCGGGGCTCGAGCTTCGCCGGGACTTTCCCCACCTGCGCGCCCTCTGCTGCGCCGGGGAGCCCCTGACGCAGGCCCGCCGCAAGTTGTTGGAAGAGCTCTGGGGCGTGCCCGTCTATGACAACTATGGGATGACCGAGACGGGTCCCCAGGCCATGGATTGCCGGGAGCAGCGGCTCCATCCCTGGCAGGAGCACTTCTTGATGGAAGTGCTGGACGAGCGGCTCGAGAAGGAAGTGGCGCCGGGCGAAACGGGCTACTCGGTCATCACCTCGCTCACCCCGAGGGCCTCACCCATGATCCGCTACTTCACGGGCGACCGCGTCCAGCGCGTGGAGCAGCCCTGCGGGTGCGGCCAACGTTCGACCCTGATCGTCCGTGGCCGGGTGGAGGATCTGCTGTGGAGCCAGGGCAGGCCGATCGATCTCTGGGAGCTGGAGGAAATCGTCTCCCAACTGCCCAGCCGGCGCTTCTGGCGGGCGTCCTCCGCACCGGACGGGCATCTGCTCTTCACGGTGGAGAAGGAGCGGGAGGGAGACGCGCTGCGGCCCGCCCTGCTCTCCCGGTTGGAGGAGCACCACGGCCTGCGCCTGAAGGTCGACCTGGTCCCCAAGGGGACCCTCTACGACCGCCAGGAGCCGATCTCGTTCGGGATGGCGGGCAAGCCCATCTACGTGAGCACTCCAGAGCACCGCCCGTAG
- a CDS encoding 3-dehydroquinate synthase II: MDVTATNTVNNDAVNMQKRERIRLERVEGDRNRVEEAGSLIVWFDTAGLATPADSEGLLGRIVNQAYTGVVLYPENVATLAPAIPARMLKVLHTPRIEDLERLKTLPQGGQTFVVASPEIQVLQKAAELGFKTCYRAYVDDGASLHASIQEGVHHAYLMVRFRDPTNIPLELVIASLQATRTVLIKEINTPTDVDDAIVTLGVMEVGADGVMFSPRNHGALSEFVSRLGRLDRAATKVEVASVVRSVPIGMGYRSCIDTTTLFSPTEGMLVGSTSQGGILCCPEVFFLPYMELRPFRVNAGAVHSYVYNYNNRTDYMSELRAGASIMLVDHTGKTRRSSVGRMKTEVRPLRLIEVEFASGERINAIMQDDWHVRIFSDEAKPLNITALKPGDKVLGHLAQPGRHVGIKVDEHIIET; this comes from the coding sequence ATGGACGTTACCGCGACCAACACCGTGAACAATGATGCCGTCAACATGCAGAAGCGCGAGCGCATCCGCCTCGAGCGCGTCGAGGGGGATCGCAACCGGGTGGAGGAAGCCGGCTCGCTCATCGTCTGGTTCGACACGGCCGGGCTGGCCACGCCCGCGGACAGCGAGGGCTTGCTCGGGCGGATCGTCAATCAGGCCTACACCGGTGTCGTCCTCTACCCGGAGAACGTCGCCACGCTCGCGCCGGCCATCCCGGCGCGCATGCTCAAGGTGCTCCATACCCCGCGCATCGAGGATCTCGAGCGGCTCAAGACCCTGCCCCAGGGCGGCCAGACCTTCGTGGTGGCCAGCCCGGAAATCCAGGTGCTGCAGAAGGCCGCGGAGCTGGGATTCAAGACCTGCTACCGCGCCTACGTGGATGACGGCGCCAGCCTCCACGCGTCCATCCAGGAAGGCGTCCACCATGCCTACCTGATGGTGCGCTTCAGGGATCCCACCAACATCCCGCTGGAGCTGGTGATCGCCTCGCTGCAGGCCACGCGCACCGTGCTCATCAAGGAGATCAACACCCCGACGGACGTGGACGACGCCATCGTCACCCTGGGCGTCATGGAGGTGGGCGCGGACGGCGTCATGTTCTCGCCGCGCAACCACGGGGCGCTCAGCGAGTTCGTCTCGCGGCTGGGCCGGCTGGATCGCGCGGCGACGAAGGTGGAGGTGGCCAGCGTGGTGCGCAGCGTGCCCATCGGCATGGGCTACCGTAGCTGCATCGACACCACGACGCTCTTCTCCCCGACGGAGGGCATGCTGGTGGGCTCCACCTCGCAGGGCGGAATCCTGTGCTGCCCCGAGGTCTTCTTCCTGCCGTACATGGAGCTGCGCCCCTTCCGGGTGAACGCCGGTGCCGTGCACAGCTACGTCTACAACTACAACAACCGCACGGACTACATGAGCGAGTTGCGCGCGGGCGCGTCCATCATGCTGGTGGACCACACCGGCAAGACGCGCCGCTCCAGCGTCGGCCGGATGAAGACGGAGGTGCGGCCCCTGCGCCTCATCGAGGTCGAGTTCGCCAGCGGCGAGCGCATCAACGCCATCATGCAGGACGACTGGCACGTCCGGATCTTCTCCGACGAGGCCAAGCCGCTGAACATCACCGCGCTCAAGCCCGGCGACAAGGTGCTCGGCCACCTGGCCCAGCCCGGCCGGCACGTGGGCATCAAGGTCGACGAGCACATCATCGAGACCTGA
- a CDS encoding cobalamin B12-binding domain-containing protein, with protein sequence MEQSQPAELRFLRLLASYLATQLAGDLRGVLRLLDESLARGASVTDLQCQVIQAAQRELGRLWQQGHIGIAQEHRATSISQVALAHLFSRAQPAPARGMSVAVACVEGELHEMPARLLSDFLELAGFTVIHLGANLPTDGLVSLLEREPPDVLALSVTMLFNIPALRRAVAEVRGRLGPALPILVGGLAINAHPGLVEELGVASAGPTPAELESSVLRAVARRLH encoded by the coding sequence ATGGAACAAAGCCAGCCAGCGGAGCTTCGCTTCCTTCGCCTGCTCGCGTCCTATCTCGCCACGCAACTGGCGGGGGACCTGCGGGGCGTCTTGCGCCTCCTGGATGAGTCATTGGCGCGGGGCGCCTCTGTCACGGACCTCCAGTGCCAGGTCATCCAGGCGGCTCAGCGAGAGCTGGGCCGGCTCTGGCAGCAAGGCCATATCGGCATCGCCCAGGAGCACCGGGCCACCTCCATCTCCCAGGTGGCGCTGGCCCACCTCTTCTCTCGCGCCCAGCCCGCGCCCGCCCGGGGCATGAGCGTGGCGGTGGCCTGTGTCGAGGGGGAGTTGCACGAGATGCCCGCCCGCCTGTTATCCGACTTCCTGGAGCTGGCGGGCTTCACCGTGATACACCTCGGAGCCAACCTCCCCACGGACGGCCTGGTTTCGCTCCTCGAACGAGAGCCGCCAGACGTGCTGGCCCTGTCGGTGACGATGCTCTTCAACATCCCGGCCCTTCGCAGGGCCGTCGCGGAGGTCCGCGGGCGGCTGGGCCCCGCTCTGCCCATCCTCGTGGGCGGCCTCGCCATCAACGCGCACCCTGGACTGGTGGAGGAGCTGGGCGTGGCGAGCGCGGGTCCCACTCCGGCGGAGCTGGAGTCCTCCGTGCTGCGCGCGGTGGCTCGGCGTCTTCATTGA
- a CDS encoding amidohydrolase family protein, which translates to MIIDAHAHVSPTTYGATEQYLEVLSQSGIDQAVICPGGMLDVRKMSEFVSGQKKPDAVPKNEYVGNCVQSSPKLIGMACVNPCDPQAAEKLEQYLEQGFRGLMVSPLVHKFNFQDDSMAELARLCGEHGVPVVSHNGWRPGANTGDYALLARKCPRTNFILEHMGQLPTDGEATQTAAELDNFFLETSLSSYLHVVETVKKTGASKVIFGSEFPLSHPALEMRKVLLLPITDAEREQILGGNIRELLHLD; encoded by the coding sequence ATGATCATCGATGCCCATGCACACGTCTCCCCCACCACCTATGGCGCCACCGAGCAGTACCTGGAGGTGCTGAGCCAGAGTGGTATCGACCAGGCCGTCATCTGTCCGGGCGGCATGCTGGATGTGAGGAAGATGAGCGAGTTCGTGTCTGGCCAGAAGAAGCCAGACGCGGTCCCGAAGAACGAGTACGTGGGGAACTGCGTCCAGTCCAGTCCCAAGCTGATTGGAATGGCTTGTGTGAATCCGTGCGATCCCCAGGCCGCCGAGAAGCTGGAGCAGTACCTGGAGCAGGGCTTCCGGGGATTGATGGTGTCTCCGCTCGTCCACAAGTTCAACTTCCAGGACGACTCGATGGCCGAGCTGGCCAGGCTGTGCGGCGAGCATGGCGTTCCCGTGGTCTCCCACAATGGCTGGCGGCCGGGGGCGAACACCGGCGACTATGCCCTGCTGGCCAGGAAGTGCCCCCGCACGAACTTCATCCTGGAGCACATGGGGCAGTTGCCCACCGACGGGGAAGCCACCCAAACGGCCGCCGAGCTGGACAACTTCTTCCTCGAGACGTCGCTCAGCAGCTACCTGCACGTCGTGGAGACGGTGAAGAAGACGGGGGCGAGCAAGGTGATCTTCGGCTCCGAGTTCCCCCTCTCCCACCCCGCCCTGGAGATGAGGAAGGTCCTCCTGCTTCCCATCACCGACGCAGAGCGCGAGCAGATCCTCGGCGGGAACATCCGCGAGCTGCTCCACCTGGATTGA
- a CDS encoding phenylacetate--CoA ligase family protein: MRSLKNPPAIANYFSGEGQADTMPPGKLATYQFEALKAVVQRAYDRSPFYREKMTRAGISPGDLQQLSDVTRLPFLTKDELRGQPWLLLTCDKKDVVLIQVSTGTTGGEEIYMTYTWNDYLLHDLAPRYTQLFPVGPGDVCLNALPYEMSTAGLAFHKTFMDGYQSTVIPAGKGGAYSTPAKTIKMLRDLRPSIIVTSPSWSITLAEEAAKASFDPKSLGLKKMWLTGEGCSPAFRQRVEKIWGTTANYFYGSLECGQLGIECDVHDGYHLAQAHVLMEIVDPKTGTVLPPGEVGEIVVTALLRYDSPVIRFRTGDLGSLRTDACACGSTLTRFHMKGRAFDQLHFRGQPFSPFFVEEHLMRMPEVGNWFQFVMPKSDSASIKIRCELAQGVQPSQELATTLANRMKLSTGLSFDIEIVDRLPRPTAKAVRVVRE; this comes from the coding sequence TTGCGGTCCCTGAAGAATCCCCCCGCCATCGCGAACTACTTCTCCGGGGAGGGGCAGGCAGACACCATGCCCCCCGGGAAGCTGGCCACCTATCAGTTCGAGGCCCTCAAGGCCGTCGTCCAGCGGGCGTATGACCGTTCTCCCTTCTACAGGGAGAAGATGACCCGGGCCGGAATCTCTCCCGGCGATCTCCAGCAACTCTCGGATGTCACCCGGCTCCCCTTCCTGACGAAGGACGAGCTGCGCGGACAGCCCTGGCTGCTGCTGACCTGCGACAAGAAGGACGTCGTGCTCATCCAGGTGTCCACGGGGACGACGGGCGGTGAGGAAATCTACATGACGTATACGTGGAATGACTATCTGCTCCACGACCTCGCCCCCCGATACACGCAATTGTTCCCGGTCGGACCCGGTGACGTGTGTCTCAATGCCCTCCCGTACGAAATGAGCACCGCGGGGCTCGCCTTCCACAAGACCTTCATGGATGGCTACCAGTCCACGGTCATCCCCGCCGGAAAGGGCGGCGCCTACTCCACGCCCGCCAAGACCATCAAGATGCTCCGGGATCTGCGTCCCTCCATCATCGTCACCAGCCCCTCCTGGTCCATCACCCTGGCGGAAGAAGCGGCCAAGGCCTCCTTCGATCCGAAGAGCCTGGGGCTCAAGAAGATGTGGCTGACCGGCGAAGGGTGCTCGCCCGCCTTCCGCCAGCGCGTGGAGAAGATCTGGGGGACCACGGCCAACTACTTCTATGGCTCGCTCGAGTGCGGGCAGCTCGGAATCGAGTGTGACGTGCATGACGGCTACCACCTGGCCCAAGCCCACGTCCTCATGGAGATCGTGGACCCGAAGACCGGGACGGTGCTGCCTCCGGGGGAGGTGGGAGAGATCGTCGTGACGGCGCTCTTGCGCTACGACAGCCCGGTCATCCGCTTCCGCACGGGAGACCTGGGCTCCCTGCGAACCGATGCGTGCGCCTGCGGCTCCACGCTCACCCGCTTCCACATGAAGGGCCGCGCGTTCGACCAGCTCCACTTCCGGGGCCAGCCGTTCTCGCCCTTCTTCGTGGAGGAGCACCTGATGCGCATGCCCGAGGTCGGCAACTGGTTCCAGTTCGTCATGCCGAAATCCGACAGCGCGAGCATCAAGATTCGCTGCGAGCTGGCTCAAGGAGTCCAACCCTCCCAGGAGCTGGCCACCACGCTCGCCAACCGGATGAAGCTCTCGACGGGCCTGTCCTTCGACATCGAGATCGTCGATCGCCTGCCCCGCCCGACGGCCAAGGCGGTCCGCGTCGTCCGCGAGTGA
- a CDS encoding multicopper oxidase family protein — MSIRNSSLPLLGVGLMAGAAAITLPQSWPTPWPRPDEQKVSQELVVKYGTNRICRTMEQGQCKQWDDVKLRSYNGGLVGPTIEVRPGSTLSILLDNQLPLEPPLLETQLLHPTPNIPHGFNTTNIHTHGLHVSPVGNSDNVLLAIGPQKRFEYEIKIPDDHPAGLYWYHAHKHGSVALQVSSGMAGALIVRGDIDEVPAIRNARERIFVFEQIPYSLMEDPEAPGTQINMVENYDAFMPGRWEESGLRTLINGELLPTISIRPGETQRWRFIHAGTMEALRLRLVRESDQQALMTQYQIAHDGITTGRLDAVQETEMFPGYRVDVMVRAGAVQETYLLVDEASAVADSLHGQAESRKVLARVVVEGRSFGMMPLPSPAELARLVPFQPIADNEITGTQEANFDVDFSVLPPVFMINGRPYNPNDPPRRLQLEAVEEWRVSATAVQGHPFHIHVNPFLVMLGNGKDIWKDTLFIRPGQSFKLRTRYRRYIGKFVLHCHILDHEDMGMMEVEEIVPPGSMSSGEHPH; from the coding sequence TTGTCTATCAGAAATAGCAGCCTTCCGCTGCTGGGCGTGGGATTGATGGCGGGCGCCGCGGCCATCACCCTTCCACAATCATGGCCCACGCCGTGGCCACGACCGGACGAGCAGAAGGTTTCTCAGGAACTCGTGGTCAAGTATGGCACCAATCGCATTTGTCGGACCATGGAGCAGGGCCAGTGCAAGCAATGGGATGATGTGAAGTTGCGCTCCTACAATGGGGGGCTCGTCGGACCGACCATCGAGGTGCGGCCCGGTTCCACCTTGAGTATCCTCCTGGACAATCAGCTTCCGTTGGAGCCACCCCTGCTGGAGACTCAGCTGCTCCATCCCACTCCCAACATCCCGCACGGCTTCAACACCACCAACATCCACACCCACGGGCTGCACGTGTCTCCCGTGGGCAACTCGGACAATGTTCTGCTGGCCATCGGCCCCCAGAAGCGGTTCGAGTATGAAATCAAGATTCCTGACGACCACCCCGCCGGGCTCTACTGGTATCACGCCCACAAGCACGGCTCGGTGGCCCTGCAGGTCTCCAGTGGCATGGCCGGCGCCTTGATCGTCCGCGGCGACATCGACGAGGTCCCCGCCATCAGGAATGCCCGGGAGCGGATCTTCGTCTTCGAGCAGATCCCCTATTCCCTGATGGAGGATCCCGAAGCGCCGGGCACGCAGATCAACATGGTGGAGAACTACGACGCGTTCATGCCGGGGCGATGGGAGGAGTCCGGTCTGCGCACGCTCATCAATGGGGAGCTCCTGCCCACCATCAGCATCAGGCCGGGTGAGACACAGCGCTGGAGGTTCATCCACGCGGGCACCATGGAGGCGCTCCGGCTCCGGCTCGTGCGCGAGAGCGATCAGCAGGCCCTGATGACGCAGTACCAGATCGCTCATGATGGCATCACCACCGGTCGCCTCGACGCGGTCCAGGAAACGGAGATGTTTCCCGGCTACCGGGTGGACGTGATGGTGAGGGCCGGTGCCGTGCAGGAGACCTACCTGCTGGTGGATGAGGCGAGTGCCGTCGCGGACTCGCTGCATGGCCAGGCGGAGTCGCGCAAGGTCCTGGCTCGCGTCGTGGTGGAGGGCAGGAGCTTCGGCATGATGCCGCTGCCCAGCCCGGCCGAGCTGGCCAGGCTTGTTCCCTTCCAGCCCATCGCGGACAATGAAATCACCGGCACCCAGGAGGCGAACTTCGATGTGGATTTCAGTGTCCTCCCGCCCGTGTTCATGATCAATGGCAGACCCTACAACCCGAACGACCCGCCGCGCCGGCTCCAGCTCGAGGCGGTGGAGGAGTGGCGCGTCTCCGCCACGGCGGTCCAGGGCCATCCCTTCCACATCCACGTCAATCCCTTCCTGGTGATGCTGGGGAATGGAAAGGACATCTGGAAGGATACCCTCTTCATCCGGCCAGGCCAGTCCTTCAAACTGCGCACCCGCTACAGGCGCTACATCGGGAAGTTCGTGCTGCACTGCCACATCCTGGACCATGAGGACATGGGCATGATGGAAGTGGAGGAAATCGTCCCACCCGGTTCGATGAGCAGTGGAGAGCACCCCCACTGA